From Sodalis glossinidius str. 'morsitans', the proteins below share one genomic window:
- a CDS encoding 3'-5' exonuclease has protein sequence MKPSAFAEVDTALWWLRQDAQARAELIIEPRSSARDALNDINASQIPAGRKHLNIWCKGGNFDVVIISAAFERHGLPIPWHYWRVRDMRTLQCLAQATGCSPARQTLKHHSLEDACYQAQVVAEIWQRHSDAFIEHC, from the coding sequence TTGAAACCCTCGGCGTTCGCGGAAGTCGATACGGCGTTGTGGTGGTTACGTCAGGATGCACAAGCGCGCGCCGAACTGATTATTGAACCGCGCTCTTCTGCGCGAGATGCCCTGAATGACATCAACGCCAGCCAGATACCCGCTGGCCGCAAGCACCTGAATATCTGGTGCAAGGGAGGCAACTTTGACGTGGTGATTATAAGCGCCGCCTTTGAGCGCCATGGCCTGCCCATCCCCTGGCATTACTGGCGGGTGCGGGATATGCGCACTCTGCAATGTCTGGCACAGGCAACCGGCTGCTCGCCCGCGCGCCAGACCCTGAAGCACCACTCCCTTGAGGATGCCTGCTATCAGGCGCAGGTGGTGGCAGAAATCTGGCAGCGTCATTCCGACGCTTTTATCGAACATTGCTGA
- a CDS encoding helix-turn-helix domain-containing protein: protein MVILSMPHAKKLKVIRQAEGMTQSEFAEALGIGLGTIKNYESGVKGVGALILDKVTNHPRFTKYTLWLMTGSIAPESGQIDPALSPDGHASTSRSQKLQEAG, encoded by the coding sequence ATGGTGATCTTATCAATGCCGCATGCAAAAAAACTTAAAGTGATAAGACAAGCAGAGGGCATGACGCAAAGCGAATTTGCCGAAGCTCTGGGGATTGGCCTAGGAACAATCAAGAACTATGAATCAGGAGTAAAAGGTGTTGGTGCATTGATTTTAGATAAAGTGACAAATCATCCACGATTTACCAAGTACACGCTGTGGTTAATGACGGGAAGCATAGCTCCAGAATCCGGGCAAATTGACCCAGCTCTCTCACCTGATGGGCACGCAAGCACATCCAGATCCCAAAAACTTCAAGAGGCTGGTTAA
- a CDS encoding transcriptional regulator encodes MHHYTDCGLETVWLTNGYRCEKHAVRIQIEIEDKPALHQVLAKLLINRRNLLSCHEIHFLRREMSMSVHELASVMGVQSEVIERWERGETGLPRVADVSLRALFVGSRLEESEPELYLHILSETECRQSSETLFLTYADNGWCQSFLRDSC; translated from the coding sequence ATGCATCATTACACTGATTGTGGTTTGGAAACCGTTTGGCTGACCAACGGCTACCGCTGTGAGAAGCACGCAGTGCGCATACAGATAGAAATAGAGGACAAACCTGCCCTGCATCAGGTGCTGGCAAAATTACTCATCAATAGACGTAACCTTTTATCCTGTCATGAAATTCATTTTCTACGCCGTGAAATGAGCATGAGCGTCCATGAACTGGCGTCGGTGATGGGGGTGCAAAGCGAGGTGATTGAGCGCTGGGAGCGCGGTGAAACCGGTCTCCCGCGGGTGGCAGATGTCTCGCTGCGCGCCCTCTTTGTCGGATCGCGGCTGGAGGAAAGTGAGCCGGAACTTTATCTGCACATCTTGTCGGAAACTGAGTGCCGGCAATCCAGTGAAACACTGTTTTTAACGTACGCCGACAATGGATGGTGTCAAAGCTTTCTCCGCGATAGCTGCTGA